A single region of the Silene latifolia isolate original U9 population chromosome 8, ASM4854445v1, whole genome shotgun sequence genome encodes:
- the LOC141595327 gene encoding uncharacterized protein LOC141595327, with translation MEKFVNYCCSVPLTAGVTQEQVKQTLFPFSLRDDAAEWLRDLDMEAHGVTDWNSLALAFYKRYFPPQKTNALRSQITSFKQGLDEDFNEAWVRFKRLVRSVPHHGFQTLFLCNQFYNGLYDDHRALLESAVNGRFQDNTNDTNARKIINEIATHIAEYGNPRGRKRGGLDSAIATQLNALIVEIAELKTAQSLGNRQTVNALVQREVPCERCGAHGHVAAGCMSTLEQVHAYQSFKQGTPYSNFFAERKQNVYQPTPPPANPYIIPQNRGNQPQGNFIRPPLQQFQQMQPPLQASNSDMSDIKAMLQQQMAASQKQEALIAQLLAHNKVLDTQIAQLSSHNTSRQPGALPSKPDKPCETVNAIHLRSGLTYEGPEMPRVNNKVIIEDLDVDAEDECADETAEIAEKKASITNGGKSKAAEPPITIKLPFPARQLNTKIEQQFGKFFKVVKDLQVTVPFTELITQIPSYVKFMKEILSRKRNFDEVETIAFTAECSALLQNKSPPKLADPESDRVADSPTVESCFDVAITPPPHTGSKMEDQTVVSLSPGHDKLSYQEDSGGGLDALGVNSKAKDVDY, from the exons atggagaagtTTGTAAATTACTGCTGCTCCGTTCCTTTGACTGCGGGGGTGACTCAGGAGCAAGTCAAACAGACACTTTTTCCTTTTTCCCTACGAGATGATGCAGCGGAGTGGCTGCGAGACTTGGATATGGAAGCTCATGGTGTTACGGACTGGAATTCATTAgctcttgccttctacaagagatACTTCCCACCCCAGAAGACTAATGCTCTTCGAAGCCAAATTACGAGTTTCAAACAAGGTCTTGATGAGGACTTTAATGAGGCGTGGGTTCGTTTTAAACGACTAGTTCGCTCTGTTCCACATCATGGTTTCCAGACCTTGTTCCTCTGTAACCAGTTTTACAATGGGCTATATGACGATCATAGGGCATTACTTGAATCAGCTGtcaatgggagattccaggacaACACTAATGATACCAATGCCCGGAAAATAATTAATGAGATAGCTACTCACATAGCTGAGTACGGTAATCCAAGAGGTAGGAAAAGGGGAGGCTTGGATAGTGCAATTGCAACTCAGTTAAACGCTCTAATTGTCGAGATTGCCGAATTAAAAACAGCCCAGTCCTTGGGAAATCGGCAGACAGTTAATGCTTTGGTTCAGCGGGAGGTTCCTTGTGAGCGATGTGGTGCTCATGGTCATGTTGCAGCTGGTTGCATGAGTACTTTGGAACAAGTTCATGCCTATCAATCATTTAAGCAAGGTACTCCGTATTCCAATTTCTTTGCTGAGAGAAAGCAGAATGTGTACCAACCTACTCCTCCGCCGGCCAATCCTTACATCATCCCtcaaaatcgtggtaatcaaccacaagggaacTTTATTAGGCCGCCTCTACAGCAGTTTCAACAGATGCAACCTCCTCTTCAGGCTTCAAACAGTGATATGTCAGACATTAAAGCTATGTTACAACAGCAAATGGCTGCTTCACAAAAGCAGGAGGCTCTAATTGCTCAGTTGTTGGCTCATAATAAAGTCTTGGACACTCAAATTGCCCAATTATCAAGCCATAATACAAGTAGGCAGCCAGGTGCGTTGCCGTCTAAGCCTGACAAGCCTTGTGAGACTGTTAATGCGATACATCTGCGAAGTGGTCTTACATACGAAGGACCAGAGATGCCCCGGGTGAACAACAAGGTTATTATTGAGGATTTGGATGTTGATGCGGAAGATGAATGTGCTGACGAAACTGCCGAGATTGCTGAaaaaaaa GCGTCCATTACGAATGGAGGGAAGAGTAAAGctgctgagccacctattacgaTTAAGCTTCCATTTCCAGCGCGACAGCTGAATACGAAGATTGAGCAGCAATTCGGGAAGTTTTTTAAAGTCGTGAAGGATCTGCAGGTAACGGTACCTTTCACTGAACTTATTACTCAAATTCCTTCATAtgttaaatttatgaaagaaattttgtctCGTAAGAGGAATTTTGATGAGGTAGAGACTATTGCTTTTACTGCGGAGTGTAGTGCGCTTCTACAAAATAAGTCTCCACCTAAATTggctgacccag AGTCTGATAGGGTAGCAGATAGTCCCACAGTTGAGTCATGTTTTGATgttgctataacacctccgccccatactgggagcaagatggaggacCAAACTGTTGTTTCTCTTTCTCCAGGACATGACAAGTTGAGCTACCAGGAGGATTCAGGAGGTGGACTAGATGCATTGGGTGTGAATTCTAAAGCTAAAGATGTCGAttattga